Proteins encoded by one window of Actinocorallia herbida:
- a CDS encoding helix-turn-helix transcriptional regulator, giving the protein MSHPLTRVLTLLEVLQSNARLTGTELADRLDTDVRTVRRYVAHLRELGIPVEAERGRHGGYRLARGYRMPPLVLTNDEALAVVLGLLAAERLGMGTTVLAGAGARAKIERVLPQALREPLAAMRETLRFTANAVSGQAPVGGVLLALAQASRARATVGITYLSGRQDQTERDIDPYGVVFHTGRWYLVGHDHLRDDLRTFRIDRIASVTSRPQTFATPEGFDPVAHLTATLAQGPYRWQVEVTIHGPLDEIARRLPSAAVTLTAQPVGVLVRAQAERLDGMAHLLASLEWPFTIHTPDELRGALKDLAGRLAAAAERQPEASSR; this is encoded by the coding sequence ATGTCGCATCCCCTGACCCGTGTGCTGACCCTGCTGGAAGTGCTCCAGTCGAACGCCCGACTCACCGGGACAGAGCTGGCCGACCGGCTGGACACCGACGTCCGTACGGTCCGCCGGTACGTCGCCCACCTGCGCGAGCTGGGCATCCCCGTGGAGGCCGAGCGCGGCCGCCATGGCGGCTACCGGCTGGCCCGCGGCTACCGGATGCCGCCCCTGGTGCTCACCAATGACGAGGCCCTCGCCGTCGTCCTCGGACTCCTCGCGGCCGAACGCCTCGGGATGGGCACGACGGTGCTGGCCGGCGCGGGGGCCCGGGCCAAGATCGAGAGGGTGCTTCCGCAAGCCCTGCGGGAGCCGCTCGCCGCCATGCGGGAAACCCTGCGCTTCACCGCCAACGCCGTCAGCGGGCAGGCACCCGTGGGCGGCGTCCTGCTGGCTCTGGCCCAGGCTTCGCGCGCCAGGGCGACCGTCGGCATCACCTACCTGTCCGGGCGGCAGGACCAGACCGAGCGCGACATCGACCCCTACGGCGTGGTCTTCCACACCGGCCGCTGGTATCTGGTCGGCCACGACCACCTCCGCGACGACCTGCGGACGTTCCGCATCGACCGCATCGCCTCCGTCACCTCCCGCCCGCAGACCTTCGCCACCCCTGAGGGTTTCGACCCGGTCGCCCATCTGACCGCGACCCTCGCCCAGGGGCCTTACCGCTGGCAGGTCGAGGTGACGATCCACGGCCCTCTCGACGAGATCGCCCGAAGGCTGCCGAGCGCAGCCGTCACGCTCACCGCCCAACCCGTCGGCGTGCTGGTACGGGCACAGGCGGAACGCCTCGACGGCATGGCGCACCTGCTCGCCTCACTGGAGTGGCCCTTCACCATCCACACTCCCGACGAACTCCGCGGAGCCCTCAAGGACCTGGCGGGCCGGCTCGCCGCCGCCGCCGAACGACAGCCGGAAGCCTCGTCGCGCTAG
- a CDS encoding alpha/beta fold hydrolase, translating into MTTFVLVPGAWLGAWAWEDTADALRRHGHTALSLTLTGLAERAEEGGPQTDLDTHIADITDFVEKNDLREVTLVAHSYAAAPVTGAAGRLGDRLERVVYVDGAPFAAGMRMLDLMPPEAVDELGRQVAAHGDGWRLPMPPFEVLGLSSSLDGLDRGRRDALRARATPQPFGSYTQRLAGPAEPGPGVDRVLVACRDFQGLLDGGVPMLAFLNQPPWRRFDLATGHWPMLSASVELADVLHAAAS; encoded by the coding sequence ATGACCACCTTCGTACTCGTTCCCGGCGCCTGGCTCGGCGCGTGGGCCTGGGAAGACACCGCCGACGCGCTGCGGCGGCACGGCCACACGGCGCTGTCGCTGACGCTGACGGGTCTGGCCGAGCGCGCGGAGGAAGGCGGGCCCCAGACGGACCTGGACACTCACATCGCGGACATCACCGACTTCGTCGAGAAGAACGACCTGCGCGAGGTCACGCTGGTCGCCCACAGCTACGCGGCCGCCCCCGTCACCGGCGCAGCCGGGCGCCTCGGTGACAGGCTGGAGCGCGTGGTCTACGTGGACGGCGCCCCGTTCGCCGCAGGCATGCGCATGCTCGATCTCATGCCACCGGAGGCAGTGGACGAGCTGGGCCGGCAGGTCGCGGCCCATGGTGACGGCTGGCGGCTGCCGATGCCGCCGTTCGAGGTCCTGGGTCTGTCCAGCAGCCTCGACGGGCTCGACCGGGGCCGGCGGGACGCTCTCCGCGCGCGTGCCACCCCTCAGCCGTTCGGCAGTTACACCCAGCGGCTGGCCGGCCCGGCCGAACCCGGCCCCGGCGTGGACCGTGTCCTGGTCGCCTGCCGCGACTTCCAGGGCCTGCTGGACGGCGGGGTGCCGATGCTCGCCTTCCTGAACCAGCCGCCGTGGCGGCGCTTCGACCTGGCCACCGGGCACTGGCCCATGCTGTCGGCGTCCGTCGAACTCGCCGACGTCCTCCACGCGGCCGCCTCCTGA